The following proteins are encoded in a genomic region of Roseinatronobacter sp. S2:
- a CDS encoding response regulator produces the protein MTTDQAAHLLIVDDDARIRTLLQKYLIRNGFMVTAARDAAHARRILAGLSFDLVVLDVMMPGEDGISLTRHICNDTAIPVLLLTAKGEAEDRICGFEAGADDYLPKPFEPRELLLRINAILRRRPQPAATEVLPQVLIMGPLRYDLERGELKRGDTVIRLTQTEATIMRFFCERPGEVIRREALVDRLGRDRAGHGAVVGQDRAVDVQITRLRRKIEHDPKTPRHLQTVRGAGYMLVAD, from the coding sequence ATGACCACAGACCAGGCCGCACATCTGTTGATCGTGGATGATGACGCCCGCATCCGGACACTTTTGCAGAAATATCTTATCCGGAACGGGTTCATGGTCACGGCCGCGCGCGATGCAGCACATGCGCGCAGAATACTGGCCGGGCTTAGCTTCGATCTGGTGGTGCTGGATGTGATGATGCCGGGCGAAGATGGCATCAGCCTGACGCGCCATATCTGCAACGACACCGCCATTCCGGTGTTACTTCTGACCGCCAAGGGCGAGGCAGAGGACAGGATTTGTGGTTTTGAAGCGGGCGCCGATGATTACCTGCCCAAACCGTTTGAACCGCGCGAATTGTTGTTGCGCATTAACGCCATTCTGCGCCGCCGCCCGCAGCCTGCCGCAACCGAAGTGTTGCCGCAGGTGCTGATCATGGGACCGTTGCGCTATGATCTGGAACGCGGCGAGTTGAAGCGCGGTGACACTGTCATCCGGCTTACCCAGACCGAAGCCACCATCATGCGGTTCTTCTGCGAACGCCCCGGCGAGGTTATTCGCCGCGAAGCGCTTGTTGACCGTCTGGGGCGGGACAGGGCGGGTCACGGTGCGGTTGTCGGACAGGACCGTGCGGTTGATGTCCAGATCACCCGCCTGCGCCGCAAGATCGAACATGACCCCAAAACCCCGCGCCATCTTCAAACTGTGCGCGGTGCAGGCTAT
- a CDS encoding MarR family winged helix-turn-helix transcriptional regulator, with protein sequence MGQGGSGTLGGENLLFLTDEQLRKGIEAMFFAYRGFTADPDRILADHAYGRAHHRALHFINRTHGTTVNNLLTVLGVTKQSLNRVLRTLIADGLVESRVGRTDRRERNLYLTEAGRELERMLSEAQRNRMRAAYRAAGPQAVAGFRQVLEAMMDDEIFRQYIALKERRT encoded by the coding sequence ATGGGACAAGGTGGATCAGGAACGCTTGGTGGCGAAAATCTGCTGTTCCTGACAGATGAGCAGTTGCGCAAAGGCATCGAGGCGATGTTTTTCGCCTATCGTGGTTTCACCGCAGACCCCGACCGCATACTGGCCGATCATGCCTATGGCCGCGCGCACCATCGCGCGCTGCATTTCATCAACCGCACCCATGGCACCACGGTTAACAACCTGCTGACGGTGCTGGGGGTTACCAAACAATCGCTGAACCGCGTCTTGCGCACCCTTATCGCCGACGGGCTGGTTGAAAGCCGCGTGGGGCGCACCGACCGGCGCGAACGCAATCTATACCTGACAGAAGCGGGCCGGGAGTTGGAGCGCATGCTGTCGGAAGCGCAACGCAACCGGATGCGCGCAGCATATCGTGCGGCTGGCCCGCAGGCCGTGGCGGGGTTCCGACAGGTGCTGGAAGCCATGATGGATGACGAGATTTTCCGCCAGTATATTGCCCTGAAGGAGCGTCGCACATGA